The genomic stretch TCATTTGACTGTGCTTTAGGGCTGACTAATTCAGCATTGATGGTAAAAAGCCAAGAAGAAAGTTTGGCTACAGTTGATGTTTCTTCAATCAATCTATTTACAGGGAGAACAGAATTTCTGAAAGCCGGTGCACCTTATACATATGTGAAAAAGAAAGGTAGGGTGATGCGAAAAGAAATACCATCAATTCCGGCAGGTATATTAAACGAAGTGTATTTTACAAAAGAGGAAACCACCCTTTCCGGAGAGGATATGATTGTTATGTTAAGTGATGGAGCTATTATGGGTGACGATAAATGGCTGCTAAGTTTAATAAAGTCTTGGAATAAAGGTAGCTGTCAGGAACTTGCCGAGGCAGTTGTTGAAGAAGCTATGAGACATAATGAAGGAATAAAAGATGATGATATAACTGTACTTGCAGTAAGGTTAAAGGATAATTAAGGAAAAAATAAAAGCCACATAAAAATGTGACTTTTACAGTTAGTTATTAGATTGATGAAGTTTTTCTTCAAGTAGTCTGTAAATGTTTTGACTGCTATTTTCTTTCTTGAAGATATGTATGTTGTTACGCATCATTTCAAGTTCTTGGTCATTGGCAATAAAGTCATTTAGCTGATGTATTCCTTCTCTGCCTTTTCTAAGGGTAAAGGCTAGGTTATGCCTTTTTAAGAACTCAGCATTGTCTTTTTCTTGACCGTCATAAGAACGGAAAATTGCCATAGGAAGTTCCTTAGCCATAGCTTCCGAAACAGTAAGACCACCGGGTTTAGTGATGATTAAATCACTGGCACTCATATAGTCCTCAATGTTGTCAACAAAGTAACATAGCTTTGTAGGAATAGTGATTTTTACTGTTGGTTCTTTTTTGTTCTTAATAACGCCACTTCTCACCATATGACGGAATGTTCTAAACAACTTTTCGTTTTTACCGGTAACAACAATCAGTTGATAATCACTAGGGTACTTGTTTAGGTTCTTGTAAATTTCAAGAATGTTAGTAACACCAAAAGAACCTGCCATCATCAGTACAGTTTTCTTGTGAGGGGAAAGTCCCAGCTTTTCCCTCATAGCGTACTTATCACAATGCTTGTAGAACTCTTCATAAATCGGAATACCCAAAGGATAGATAATAGAGCAGTCAACATTGTATTGGTCTCTAAGCTGATGAACAATATCGTTGTTAGCTACAATATAAGCATCTACAAGGTCATTAATATATGCAGCATGAGCAGCATAGTCTGTAACAATGCTAAATAGCAGAGCATTTGTACGACCTTTCTTTTTAAGGGCAGATACCATCTCTGTGCAAAAAGCATGACAGCTGATTACACAATCAGGCTTAAATTTATCAAATAACTTTCCTAACTTTCTTGAGTAAAAAGAAGCAATACCATGAACTGCCTTGTCTAGGAAAGAAACCTTGTCAGCAGAGTTATATATTTTACCGTAAAGTCTGGGAGTTTTGTTTGCAAAGAACAAGTAGCCCTTGGTAACAATCCAATGTAAAAACTTAGAACTGTACATTAAGGCATCCTCAATAACAACCTCATTACCTTCAACATTTTCTATTGTTTTTTTCAGAGCAAGACTGGCTCTGTGATGACCTCCACCGGTATCGGTCAGTAATATTAACACTTTCATTTTATTCACCATATAAATTTCTAATACTAATTATATAAAAAAATATCGGACTTTTCAACAAAACTACAATAATGATACTTCTTTTTATATAAATAATTTGTCATTATATGTAACTTCCCTAAAAACTAATGTTTTAGCCAATATATCTTTGTCATTAATTCGACAAAAAGTTACAAGGTTGTCACTTTAATTTTTCGGTTTATTGTAGTATTCTTATAAGTAGGACATTATACGATTATTAAGAAATGATTAAGAGAAAGAGAATATGTAAGAAGGAGAGTTTTCTGTGAGTAGAGATTTGGATGAACTAAATTATCTTGCCGATTTAGAAGATGACGACAACTTTGAGCCATCTGACTATAATACACAAGATATGCGTAATATAAATGAAAAAGTAAATCGTATTCTTTATGGTAAGAATGATGAACAGGCTAAAAACGAAAAGTCAGAAAATAAAGACTCTGACCAAGTAGATATTAGCAAAAAGGCAACAAAGCCTGAACATAAAGAAGAAAAGAAACCTGAACACAAAGAGAAAAAGGTAGAACATAAAGAGAAAAAAGAAAATAAAAAGCAAGAAGAAAAGAAAGAAAATGAGCCTTCTAACAGTAACCCTACCGAAGAATTAGTTGACATAACTAAAGCTCCTGAAAAGGTTGATGATGCTGAAGATGGAACAAAGAAACCAAAGAACAAAAAGGCTATTGTAGGTTCAATTATTGGTGCAGCAGTTGTACTTTGTGTTGTATTGGTGTTTGTTGTTCAAGGTGTTGTTTCTCCAAGTAACAATAATGTACAGCAGGAAACAACTACTTCCGAAACTAAGCCAACTGTAGCTATTACAAATGACAAAGGTGAATTTGTATTTGCAAAGGGTACTAAGGTCTCAGGTGTTGATATTGGTGGCTTAACAGTAGTACAGGCTAGAATTCTTCTAAAAAGTGAAGAAATTAAGTCTAGACCAAAGATGAACATTACAGTTAATGTTGATGGCGAAGAAACAACATATACCGAAGATGACTTTACTTTTAAATATGATACTTCTACTGTTCTTGATGATGAAAAGATTATCTCAAAGAGAATGGCTGACGGTACAACTTATCCAACAACAACTGATAGCAACGGTAATGAGTATGCTAAAGAACAGGTAATGAAGATTTCTGCCAGTCTAAACCAGTCATCTGTTGATAAGCTAATTAATAAGATTTACAAGAAATATAATGTAAAAGCAGAGGATGCAAAGGTAACTAAGTTTAACCCTGATTCAAGTCCTATGTTTACTTATGAAGAAGGTAAGTCAGGTCTTGAAGTAGATAAAGATGATTTACAGTCACAGATAAATTCAATTATCGAAAAAGGCAATGCTTCCGGTACATATACAGGTACAGTTACAGTTACAAGAAATGCAACTCAGCCTAAGTATGATGTTGCATTCCTAAAGAAAAATATGCAGTTACTTGCTGCTTGGGAAACATATTCAACAAATGATGCTAACGGTAATCAGAATATGAAAGTTTCTCTAAAGGCTTGTAACGGCAGTATTATTGACCCGGGTGAAACTTGGTCATTTAACGGTTGCACAGGCAACAGTAACGATACTTCTCTAGGCTATGCATCAGCAGGTGTTATTGTTGACGGTGACTTTACTGATGGTGTTGGTGGTGGTATCTGCCAGTCCAGTACAACAATTTATAATGCAGCAGTAAGAAGTAACCTAACTATTGCAGAGCGTTCACCTCATACTTATCCATCAGCATATGCTAAGAGTGGTTTTGATGCTGCTATTGACTATGGCAACCTTGACCTAAAGCTAAAGAACGATTCTAAGTATCAGGTATTCCTAGCTTGTTATATGGAGGGTACAACTCTTCATGCAGCATTCTACGGTATCAAGGATGATTCTTATGATGTAATTGATACATATAGTGAAAACTATGATATTCAGTCATCTTACTATAGAGCAAGATCATATAGAATTTATAAGGATAGCAAGGGTAAAGAAATCAGCAGAGAAGAATTGCCAAGTTCATATTATAGTCTAAAGAATGGTGCATCTGTTCAGACACCTGACAGTGGTGGTACAGACTATAAGCATGGTGGTCATGTAGAATAAAATACAGTTAAATTTTAAGGGAGTCCCAAAGACTCCCTTATTTTTATGAACAACTTAACAGAATATATTATGTTTGTTCACAGTCTTGTAATTTAGTTTGTATTTTTTGCATTATAAAGCCCTTAATTCTTTGTTTAAAGATACAAAATAACTGAAAGGTACTGTACAAATTTATTCAATATGCTATAATTATTTACAGAAAATCTTTGGAGGGTAACTATGAAACATATGAAAAGATATGTAAGCGTACTACTAACACTTGCAATTATGCTAAGCTGTACATTAATCACAATGGGTTCAGTTTCAGCTGCTGAAGGTTCAAGAGCATATTTTGATAACTCAAAATACAATTGGGCACAAGTTTATGTATATGCCTACGGTACAAAAGAAAATGCAAAATGGCCTGGTCAGTTAATGGAAAAAGGTGCAGATGGTCTTTATTCTATTGATTTTCCGGCTACATATAAATCAGAAAATGTGATTTTCAACAACGGCCTTGAAAAAGGCGAAGGTAAAGAACAATTTCCTGAAAATTCAGGTCTTAGCCTAAAGACAGGTGAATGTAAACTTTTAACTGCTGATTCTCAGTGGGTTGATTACGGTAAGATGGATGACCATGCTTATGGTTTTTCTTACACACCATCAGGTACTGCTTTCAGCAAAGATTACATTGAAGTAAAACTTGGTCTAAAGGGTAGCAAGACAGGTTCTTATTCTATTGACGGTTCAGCTAAGAAAACTTACGCTAACGGTGATACAATCAGAGTCGGTGAAGGT from Ruminococcus bovis encodes the following:
- a CDS encoding VanW family protein, which codes for MSRDLDELNYLADLEDDDNFEPSDYNTQDMRNINEKVNRILYGKNDEQAKNEKSENKDSDQVDISKKATKPEHKEEKKPEHKEKKVEHKEKKENKKQEEKKENEPSNSNPTEELVDITKAPEKVDDAEDGTKKPKNKKAIVGSIIGAAVVLCVVLVFVVQGVVSPSNNNVQQETTTSETKPTVAITNDKGEFVFAKGTKVSGVDIGGLTVVQARILLKSEEIKSRPKMNITVNVDGEETTYTEDDFTFKYDTSTVLDDEKIISKRMADGTTYPTTTDSNGNEYAKEQVMKISASLNQSSVDKLINKIYKKYNVKAEDAKVTKFNPDSSPMFTYEEGKSGLEVDKDDLQSQINSIIEKGNASGTYTGTVTVTRNATQPKYDVAFLKKNMQLLAAWETYSTNDANGNQNMKVSLKACNGSIIDPGETWSFNGCTGNSNDTSLGYASAGVIVDGDFTDGVGGGICQSSTTIYNAAVRSNLTIAERSPHTYPSAYAKSGFDAAIDYGNLDLKLKNDSKYQVFLACYMEGTTLHAAFYGIKDDSYDVIDTYSENYDIQSSYYRARSYRIYKDSKGKEISREELPSSYYSLKNGASVQTPDSGGTDYKHGGHVE
- a CDS encoding MGDG synthase family glycosyltransferase, with amino-acid sequence MKVLILLTDTGGGHHRASLALKKTIENVEGNEVVIEDALMYSSKFLHWIVTKGYLFFANKTPRLYGKIYNSADKVSFLDKAVHGIASFYSRKLGKLFDKFKPDCVISCHAFCTEMVSALKKKGRTNALLFSIVTDYAAHAAYINDLVDAYIVANNDIVHQLRDQYNVDCSIIYPLGIPIYEEFYKHCDKYAMREKLGLSPHKKTVLMMAGSFGVTNILEIYKNLNKYPSDYQLIVVTGKNEKLFRTFRHMVRSGVIKNKKEPTVKITIPTKLCYFVDNIEDYMSASDLIITKPGGLTVSEAMAKELPMAIFRSYDGQEKDNAEFLKRHNLAFTLRKGREGIHQLNDFIANDQELEMMRNNIHIFKKENSSQNIYRLLEEKLHQSNN